One part of the Vitis riparia cultivar Riparia Gloire de Montpellier isolate 1030 chromosome 8, EGFV_Vit.rip_1.0, whole genome shotgun sequence genome encodes these proteins:
- the LOC117920592 gene encoding receptor-like protein 7, with the protein METKKLGILFGIEKSLGNEGHLFRGPGNVLLLHDRFLKENSDKIYLPAASIENSAVFMALFLAFIFNLFRYPCCFRVGECLICREDQMSMLLQLKNTLKFNVAASSNLVSWNPSTDCCSWRGVTWDATGHVVALDLSSQSISGGFSSASSIFSLQHLQSLNLANNTFYSSQIPSGFHKLVNLTHLNLSNSGFSGQIPIEISLLTRLVTIDFSTLYYIPGAPTLKLENPNLTTLVQNLNELRELHLNGVNISAEGKDWCQALSSSVSKLQVLSLSNSFLSGPIDCSLKKLQSLSRIHLDNNNFSAPVPHLFANFSNLIHLQLSSCGLYGTFPEKIFQLRTLKILDLSNNKLLEGSLPEFPLNGSLETLVLSDTEFSGKYPTP; encoded by the exons ATGGAAACAAAAAAGTTAGGCATATTGTTTGGAATAGAGAAAAGTCTTGGCAATGAAGGCCACCTTTTCCGTGGTCCTGGAAATGTTCTGTTACTTCATGATCGGTTCCTAAAGGAAAATTCTGACAAAATC TATCTCCCTGCTGCTTCCATTGAGAATTCAGCTGTTTTCATGGCTTTATTTCTTGCCTTTATATTCAATCTTTTTCGGTATCCATGTTGCTTTCGTGTCGGCGAATGTCTCATATGCCGGGAGGATCAGATGTCTATGTTGCTGCAACTGAAGAACACCCTCAAATTCAATGTTGCTGCATCAAGTAATCTAGTTTCCTGGAATCCGAGCACAGATTGCTGTTCTTGGAGAGGTGTAACCTGGGATGCCACTGGTCATGTTGTCGCTCTTGATCTCAGTAGCCAATCAATTTCTGGTGGATTCAGTAGCGCCAGTAGCATTTTCAGTCTACAACATCTCCAGAGCTTGAATTTGGCTAACAACACCTTCTACTCCTCTCAGATTCCATCAGGATTCCACAAGCTTGTTAACTTGACTCACCTGAATTTGTCGAATTCCGGCTTTTCTGGGCAGATTCCAATCGAGATTTCACTGTTGACAAGGTTAGTAACAATTGATTTCTCTACCCTTTATTACATCCCTGGAGCTCCTACATTGAAACTTGAGAACCCAAATCTGACAACGCTGGTTCAGAACCTCAATGAGCTCAGAGAACTCCATCTTAATGGTGTAAACATATCGGCCGAGGGGAAGGATTGGTGCCAGGCATTATCATCTTCAGTGTCTAAACTGCAAGTGCTGAGCTTGTCCAACAGTTTTCTTTCTGGTCCTATTGATTGTTCTCTGAAGAAGCTTCAATCCCTCTCGAGGATTCATCTGGATAACAACAATTTTTCTGCTCCAGTTCCACATCTCTTTGcaaatttctcaaatttgatTCACTTGCAGCTCAGTTCTTGTGGATTATATGGAACATTTCCAGAAAAGATCTTTCAGTTACGGACCCTCAAAATTCTTGATTTGTCAAATAACAAGTTACTTGAGGGTTCTTTGCCAGAATTCCCTCTGAATGGATCTCTAGAAACCTTGGTGCTCAGTGATACAGAATTTTCAGGGAAGTACCCAACTCCATAG